In a genomic window of Phaeodactylum tricornutum CCAP 1055/1 chromosome 6, whole genome shotgun sequence:
- a CDS encoding predicted protein — MYSATNIPSLRLPPEHTWSPYARRRVLFGQPVMWHEYDQGGRHLTPAQLAPYRQQGDEEIDNILDLLHREGNAIRPGQDILVLAEQALEKSHQSEGTLSAAERALKQFYHNYSCLPEWVDVDQLQRGQQVFLAYSPIIGISLYYRSLVPGFSISKIAAVLSSTGYLAPPASRESVQERLIDTGAFLAECFGNPASVTLVPNGAAWKAALHVRALHAKVRRGLLQRPTSSQRAWKTAELGVPINQEDMAATLLAFSANSLVACEMVLGFALSRQEREDYLATWRYIGWLLGVHVYYPTEAPRKLSKAHRLRPLDPCGPGWNPKRADRIEHSTAIFESIVAHIMDPDASSVKIAHHLLRIGRKKMKEGEEESMNNVDGVKKKHSSDELWFYFRCLQCRRFVGNALADALRLPVHPIWWRRWLLWGFSTTYFVLLTLYTAAALPWSPLRETIIRFHQKHTRQFVVDWQDSHAKRMQAKLGVTHSCPFAMVAPPQHSL; from the coding sequence ATGTATTCCGCAACCAATATTCCGTCACTGCGACTGCCTCCCGAGCATACCTGGTCTCCGTACGCTCGTCGGCGGGTGCTATTTGGGCAACCAGTTATGTGGCACGAGTACGACCAAGGAGGACGGCATTTGACTCCGGCGCAACTTGCACCCTATCGGCAGCAGggtgacgaagaaatcgatAATATCTTGGATCTCCTGCATCGGGAAGGAAACGCCATTCGGCCTGGCCAAGATATACTCGTGCTGGCGGAACAAGCTCTGGAGAAATCGCATCAATCCGAGGGCACATTGAGCGCCGCCGAGCGTGCGCTTAAACAGTTTTACCATAACTACAGCTGTCTCCCCGAATGGGTCGATGTGGATCAGCTCCAACGCGGACAACAAGTCTTTTTGGCGTATTCTCCGATTATCGGCATCAGTCTCTATTATCGATCGCTGGTCCCGGGCTTTTCCATATCCAAGATTGCCGCCGTCTTATCGAGTACGGGGTATCTGGCCCCTCCCGCATCACGAGAGTCTGTACAGGAGCGTTTGATCGATACCGGCGCGTTCTTGGCGGAGTGCTTTGGGAATCCAGCTAGCGTGACCCTCGTACCCAACGGAGCGGCTTGGAAGGCGGCCTTACACGTACGCGCCCTGCACGCCAAGGTCCGACGAGGACTCCTGCAGCGACCAACATCATCTCAGCGCGCCTGGAAAACGGCCGAACTTGGTGTCCCCATCAATCAAGAAGACATGGCGGCTACCCTCCTGGCTTTTTCCGCGAATTCCTTGGTGGCCTGTGAGATGGTACTGGGATTCGCCCTGTCTCGACAGGAACGCGAGGACTATTTAGCGACTTGGCGCTATATTGGTTGGCTGTTGGGGGTGCATGTATACTACCCCACTGAAGCTCCGCGCAAACTTTCGAAAGCTCACCGGCTGCGGCCGCTGGATCCTTGTGGACCAGGCTGGAACCCAAAAAGAGCCGATCGTATTGAGCATTCCACCGCAATTTTCGAATCAATCGTTGCACATATCATGGATCCCGATGCTTCTTCGGTGAAAATTGCTCATCATCTATTACGGATTGGacgaaagaaaatgaaagagGGGGAAGAAGAGTCTATGAATAATGTTGATGGCGTAAAAAAGAAGCATTCGTCGGATGAATTGTGGTTTTATTTTCGATGTCTGCAATGCCGGCGCTTTGTCGGCAATGCTCTGGCCGATGCATTGCGGCTTCCTGTACATCCTATTTGGTGGCGTCGTTGGTTACTCTGGGGTTTTAGTACAACGTACTTTGTACTTTTGACTCTTTACACGGCTGCCGCGTTACCATGGTCGCCACTCCGCGAAACCATCATTCGTTTCCACCAAAAGCATACTCGCCAATTTGTGGTCGATTGGCAAGATTCTCATGCTAAGCGGATGCAAGCAAAGTTGGGGGTCACCCACAGTTGCCCTTTCGCTATGGTAGCTCCTCCCCAGCATTCGTTATAG